The following nucleotide sequence is from Paroedura picta isolate Pp20150507F chromosome 1, Ppicta_v3.0, whole genome shotgun sequence.
ggtgtctgttgtggggagaggaaagggaagtagattgtaagctgctttgagactccttcaggtagagaaatgcagcatataagaacaaactcttcttcttcttcttcaagccttCTGGTGATTTTGCTGGGAATGACCCAACAGCTGTACATGTCCTGGGCCCAAGGAGTTGGAGGCAGTGATTTACTTGGTCAGAGATCATAAAGCTTTCTCTCACACTCCCCCAGCTGCCTTTTCTTATCTCGGGAAAGGTGATTCCAAGGGCTGATCTCCATGGGGAAGTCAGTGGGAGGGAACAAAATGGTTCCCGCCTCCCTCTTTCCTCACTGGAACTTTGCTGGTGCCCAGGACCCAGGCAGATAGGGAGACAATGACGCCATTGCCCTAGCCTGACTGCCTCTGGTCCCACTTTCTCTCAGATGCTGCTGGAGAAGAGGCCGAAGCCGAAGGACCTGGCCCAGAAGATGGGGATGCTGCAGAAGAGGATCATCCGGAAGCAACAGATGTCCCCGAAGGGACGGAAGGTGAGCTGCAGTTGGATGTGCCAGGATCAGTGCGGTGGGGTGGAGCAAACGCCAGGCTTTCTCTGCCGGTCAAGCCCCATCATCTGTCTAAGCAGGAACCCACTGGGGATAGAGGGGGAAGTGCTTCCCCCTTTGCTAATGAGAAGGCCAGGCTTTGCTCTTGGTGTGTGGGTGGTGTGTTGTCACAAGAGACAATGTGATTCATGtgattcagagccagtttggttaggggtgcagacttctaatctggcgagccgggtttgattctgcgctcccccacatgcagccagctgggtgaccttgggctcaccacagcagtgataaaactgttctgaccgagcagtgatatcaaggctctctcagcctcacccacctcacagggtgtctgttgtgaggagaggaaagggaaggcgaccgtaagctgctttgagcctccttcgggtggagaatagcggcatataagaaccaactacttcttcttcttcttcattggataAAGTGTCAATGatatgggagaaccaggttcgaatccctgtgGAAGCTCACTAGATGACTTTTGGCTTGGCCTTCTTTGCAAGATAattgtgcagataaaatgaaGGCTTGGAGAACAATAcaacaagccactttgggtccctgttggagaGGAaagtcaggtgtgtgtgtgtgtagctatATAAATAAGGACTCCTTATCCCAAGGCTCAGGGAGCCAGGTGACCCAGCTGGGCTTGGAAGCTTTGCAGGGGAACAAACAGGCACAGAAACATCGTCAGTTCCCTGCTGGCTCTGATCAAAGAGCCCCTGAAGAATCCGTGTTCTAAATTCTAGACGCAGGGATCAGCTCCCAGTTTctagcccagggattcccaaccagggctctgaGAGCTCCCTAGGGGCTCCAccctggcctttccccttatCCTGCCTTAATGCACTCCGCCACGAGCTGTTCCcggcattgccatgaaagcagggaactggctgcttccattgacctggggggggtGTTGCCCACCTGGTTactgcacctgggaaagggggtggtgcCTGGATGTCTTCTCCTGCCTCAagccacctcctttctctcccccttcaatCCTCCTTGGGCgtggcagggagatgtgacgTCACTTCCCAGGGTTCCCAGGCTCCTTAAAGgccaaaaaatatttcaggggttcctctacaatcaaatggttgaaaaaggctgttcaagCCTGCTGTTATAGCACTACACATATCTATCCACGGCTCCATTCCACCTTGATTCCTTTCTTGATTCCTGGATCCAGCTGTGGATTCAGCAGCATTATGCTTTGTCCAGGCCATCATTCaactctcggcctaacctacctcaccgaGGACAAAATagaggcagggaggaggttgCTGCAGACCCCTTTGGGTAAGAAGCTCTCAATCAGTCCTGTTTCTGTTTCTCTTCCTAGATGTGGGGTCGAGAGCCAAGCCAGCAAGTGCCCCACACGGTAAGTCACATGTGCCTGCAGGAAGGTCCCGTTCCGAGCCGGATCAGGGCCAGGAATGGGAGGTGGGTGCTCTCAGGTTGCTCTCGTGAGGTGAAGGACCTCTGCTGATGGAATTCCCCCGCCTGGCTGATCATCTCGGGATCAGGTTGGAATCATGAATGCCATCCCATCACCAGATTTGTTTCCCCCGGGTTTTTACACTCAGGATGGAAAATGAAACTTGAGCAGCTTtagaattggggtgggggaattggaacagggaggtttgggggagggagacgCTGCCCATGTTGCATTCCTCCCAATCTGAAACAAAATCTCCCTTccgaaaaatattttaaaattcataatcaaaccttttaaaatattttgcagcTGCCTTGGGCCTCCCCAAGAAAGGCAGGCTGTAGGTGACCAAGTGGTGGTTGGGCAAGCCCTTTGGACCTGGACCTCAGCCTGGGTCCACCTCCTCCCTCACACGGCCTGTGGTCACTGCTGCTGgtccatttaaagggactgcaggagGTGTTGGCATCGGGCACCTGGGCGTGGAGGTTTTCTCTGCCTTCCAAGGGACTCTGCTAGTCTTGACATCCTCAGGGACAGGACTGTGGGTGCTCTTCTCGGGGGAAGACTCTCAGAAGAGCACCCACAGTCCTGAGCATCCTTCTTGTCTCCCAGCAGGTCAACACTGAAAGACAAGCGGGCGGAGAAGCAACCCACGAGGCATCCTGAGGAACAGCCTCTCCCCCCAAGCCCCCTCAGCGCCACTGGAATGCCTTCCTTGCCTGTGACCCGTCCtcctttgggttgtttttttttttgccacaaagAGAATGAATATCGTACTGTCTTTGCAACTCTCTTCACCGGAGTCCTGTCAGGTTGGGCAGTGGGCTGGCTGCGGTTGAAGCTATTTCTCATGGGTGATGGGGTTTTGAGACTCCTAGAGAattaagaacttaagaagagccctgctgggtcagaccaggggtccatctagtccagcattctgactCATACAGTGACCTCCAGTGGTCCTTTGGAGATCCAGCAACAGGCCATCAGGCCAATACATTCCCCTGACATTGTTTCCTGGCTCTGTGAttcacaggttgactgcctctgatcATGGAGGCTTTCTGTAGCCAGTCTTGTAGCCACTGATTAGCGTCTTCTCCATGCCTCTGCCTAATCCTCTTTAAAACTGTCTCTGCCTGTGGctatcaccacatcctctggcagcgaatcgTACACTGTAATTACTCCCCCTGTAAAGAAGCTGGGTCGGAATGCTTCTGCAGAGGAAAGAGTTCCATGGAGCATGTCTTTCCTTCCCCTGCCTAatggccccccttcccccccccccgcagcagaaTTTGGAGCTGCAGGTACAAAATTGGCATTCCCTGGCTGGCAGTACTTTTGTTTGTATGGAAatgctctattgcaggggtagtcaacctgtggtcctccagatgtccatggactacaattcccaggagtccctgccagcatttgggaatcatgggaattgtagtccatggacatctggaggaccacaggttaactactccTGCTCTATTGGACCCTTGAAGCCATATTGAGTATGCAGCCGGGCAGTCTATGCGTGGCCCCGAATCAGCCCTGCTAAAAAACTGTTGGCTGGTTACTCTGGAGCTGCCCCTTGCAAGGTGGGAACCCCTTGCCAACCTCGCTATGCTGTGGGAATTTGGGGCTTTGGTTCCTTGGTGCTGAAGGAAGAGACACCCCCCCATTTGCCTGGCAGCTTCTAAAGCAGCTCCTGGCCAAAGGACTCAGAGGGGTAGGCCACCACAAAGGGTACCCACCCGGCAGGGCACCGTGGAACAGGAGGGGTACGGACAGGACGTAAGTTCTGGCAGTTGCTATGAAGATCAAAGGGGAGAGAGCCACGTGCCACGCCCAGCAGGGTAGAGAAAGCAGGGGATGCAATCGTGCTtgaacctccccctccccgacaCAGGGCTCCCCAGcacctctctcccaccctcccttccaatCGCACACCTGGAAGCATTTTTTCTCACAAatggttttattttgtgtgtgagCGCGCCTTGGTCGTCGGCCAGCTGTCCCCTCCTAGTTTCTCTGGCTGCTGGCTGCGGAGAGGCCTCGCTTTGTCCTAGGTGTGGCCTTCCTCAGCCTCCACTTGGGCCAGCTCAGTTCTTTGCCCCAGTTCTTTGCAGGCTGCTGTCCTGCGTGGCTCTGTGTCCTGGGCCCTTGCGGGACGGAACGTGCCAGGGCTgctgctgcaggcaggcaggcaggggtggtggtggtggtggagacgAACAGCAGCCCCCGTCTCATGCTGGGGTGGTCTTGCTGGCCTGCAGAGAAAGAGGGGTAATGAGACACACCCACAGCCAGGCTTCCCGAGGGGccacagccatggcagctgctggtcCCCTGGCAGTATTGGCAGGGAAGGATGGCCACTGTTTTGGTCTAAATGAtggtaaataaatatttattcatagAAGGATGACtgggtagaggggggggggctctctgggtCACACTCCAAGCCTGGTAGgaaagagagggtgggaagggggcctTCTGCTCTACCCTCCCTCTCTGTATTGCCCACTCAAGTTCCCTCTCCCAGCCTATTGTCAGTTTCAATGAGGAAGAAAGAGCACAGAAGGGGAAGGAGGCAGTTCAGCAAGGTGCACTTGGTGGGAGTCAGGGGAAGAGCACAGAAGGGCCCCCTGTTAATTGAGCATTGGATTTAGACCTGTAGGCTAAAGGCTTTCAGGTGGCTGGGAGGGCCTTTTTGTTTCTTCCGAACAGTTGTTTGATTTATATGTGCATGTATGCAGATCGAGTGGATTAAAATGAACAGGCTTGTTTGGTTTCCCTGATCGATGTCTTCCCTCTCCCAAAGTAGAGTATTTTGAAGCCGCTGGCTTGCAATGCACGTGAGTGGCCACCAGGAGGATTATCCGCCTCTCCACACTGTGCCCCATTCCGTTTCCCTTCCCAGGAGAGGGGACTCTCCagagtctctcctcccccccccccattctaggcTGGAGCCCCTTTGGCACCATTCAACCGGATGGCCAAACCCTGTTACCCTgaaggggtagagcatctgctctaccagtggtagagcatctgctttgcacagtGAACGGCCCgagttcaattcccggcatctccctGCAAAAAAGACCAGAAGGCGTGCAGTGCCGGAGATCCTGCTGAGCCGCTACCGGTCAGAGTGGGAAATACGGACGCCAGCAGACCAATGTTCTGCTTTAGGGGAAGCCAGCTCCCTGTGGCCTTGACCCGGAGCCGACCTCCGGAACCTGCGGCTGCCAGACACTACAGGGGCGCTACGTCAAGGGGCCATGCAAACCCAGCCGGGGGCTTTCTCGCCACACCGTTGCCACAGAAGCGGGACTCTCTGGCTCCCTCCCCCTGGAGCAGCAGCGGGGCTTGCCTGGAGCTCCTTCGTGGGCGGGCGCGGTCCGGCGGCGCTGGCCTCGCTGGGCGGGGCGGGCGGCGTCACTTGCCCAGGGCGTCGAAGAGGAGGCGGTTGTGCTGGGCCTGCTCCTGCTGGCTCTGCGCCCGGGAGATCTCGAGCATGTGGCGGAGGAGGTGGAAGGTGAGGTCGATGGACAGCGGCGGCTCGTGGCGCTTCAGGCGCTGGCTCAGCTCCGCCAGGCGGCGCCGCAGCTCCCTCGCAGGATCCGCCCGGGGCAGGGGGGGCGCCGCCAGGGCCGCTCCGTCGCGTCCGGCCTCCGAGGCGACGGCGGGGGGTGCCAGGGGCCAGCGGGGGGAGCGCTCCTCGGCCCAGGGCAGCAGCCTCACCCGGAGGCTCAGCCCGCGCTCGCCGTTGCCGTCGAAGTCCGGGATGCCAGCGGCTCCGAGGGGGGCCCGCCAGACCAGCAGGAGCACGGCCACCAGCATGGGCAGCGACAACGCCCGTTTCATGCTGGCCGGTCTcggccggggggggagaggggggagtgcCGGGGGTTGAGTGGGGTGCGGGGCGGGTGGTCGCAGCTGCAACCCCGACGGGAGTTGGTCAGCCCGGGCCAAGTGGGACTCTCTGTCCCTCTGCCGCCCTCTCTCGGCAATCTGGGCCCGGCGCCGGCAGGGGGCGACACGAGCAGGCAGACCCCGCGCCCCGtcgaggcagcggcggcggctccgcCTGGGACCCTCTTCGCCCGGGTCCCGGTCTGCCTCCGCCCCGCGACAGCGGGCAGCGACTCACCACGAAGCGTCCTTGCCGATCCCGGGAGGAGGGTGCGCGGAGCCGCTGGCGGGATCTTTATATAGAGCCGGGCGGGAGATCCATTGACGTCAGCGCGGGACATGGACTGCTTGCCGATGGAGAGCCACCCCGGCCAGGCTGGGACGcaccggagggagggagggagggagagagaggggaggcaaCAAGGAAAAGCGACGGCACCTCTGCTGATCCTTTGactgggtcggggggggggcgcttccgGACCGCTTGGCCGCCGCCAACAGCGAAGCCCAGAGTGGCGCTCTCAACTTCCCTGCGTCGTCCCAAAACAAGCGGCGCCTCGAGGCTTCCCAGATgcagcctgctcccccccccccccggtcagcgCAAGAAGGCGCATCTAGACATGGCAGCTGGGTGTGTCCCCCGTTCGGGCCCGGGCTTCTGGGTTCTTCTCCGTCTTGAGGGTTGCCGCGGCATTTGCCTCTGGCTCAAGCAATTGTACAACGGGAGAGGCCTGCGCCGCTGATTTCTCAGCCGAAGATCTGCCGCTGCGCAGCCCCCGGAGAAAAGGAGCCGTCTGTGTTGCGGGATTTTGAGGAGGAACTTTGGGATGAAGGCAGCTCAGAGGCGCGCGATACCCTTTTGACCATAAGTGGGCCGGCGGAATGGGATGGCGAGCACTGCAGCGCCGTCCGGGGGATGTTTCGCTTCCACTCCTTGGGGAAGCCCATGGGAGTGAGCTCAGCCTCCCTACGCCGGGAAGCTTCTGTCTGGGGTTGGCAACAACCCACAGGCTACAAGCACTTCGGCCGCAGCATTCGGCAGTTCCTTGCTAGGGGCAAACTTCTGCCCGGATCCCGTTTCTCCAGCTTGGTCCTGAAAGTTTTCCACCCCCACAGAAATGCCTAAATGCGGTGGAGCTCGAGGAGCTTCCAGGAAAAAGCAAATGGGGCTCGACGTTTGCATCTGAACTaagcgggtgtgtgtgtgtgtgggggggggggggtccggacTCCGGAAACGTTCTGCGCTGTTCATTCCAAGCCAGCAGCCTTTTCAGGCGACGCCGCTGTCCGTGGTGCTGAACCGAAGCAAGTTGGGTAAACGCGCAGCTCACTTctctttccccacctccacaGAGCCTGTGGCTCCTGAGGGTAGAGTTCAGAGGGCAGAAGGGTGTGCAGGCCTTTTCTGGTTGGTTTCAGGAGCACATGAATCTCAAGGTGGCCTGGGTTTACCTCCACATTGGTCAGCAGGGGACAGCAGGGGACATTTATACTTGAGTTAGCAAAAGGCACACAATTGCAAATAAAATGTatagttctcctcctcctcctcaaggaGTTCTGCCTTACCCAGTGAGTAGAAAGTCCAAATTCCAGGAAAGTGGAGGGGACTATGGtgacaacagggtgtctgttgtggggaga
It contains:
- the UCN gene encoding urocortin, giving the protein MKRALSLPMLVAVLLLVWRAPLGAAGIPDFDGNGERGLSLRVRLLPWAEERSPRWPLAPPAVASEAGRDGAALAAPPLPRADPARELRRRLAELSQRLKRHEPPLSIDLTFHLLRHMLEISRAQSQQEQAQHNRLLFDALGK